The following coding sequences lie in one Labrus bergylta chromosome 5, fLabBer1.1, whole genome shotgun sequence genomic window:
- the LOC109981801 gene encoding uncharacterized protein, which produces MTSEKSDTNEGDTSPKSETNEHDYAHAVAGNPSSSSVIHTQVSFTTPAEPPEQSTLQVELPEPAVGAEVDCLGGHDADASSQQETTGDPQRSAASHLSGSAAVSRTTGARRRNPVRRPEDRNCGSCRCEFERQGRSFNRRAVYTFTTPETVHWVFPETTVHDKSFLCETCAQVIRSKCKRKQSTKRSLWLKPPVTQQSKLKDKRKNDRRMGKKSKAALLVSKSCYKAALKMLWSAKGARKPMMEFWRKQLKEEMKALTRHTDSPFQEKVSSKKPLSSFPWRRCLDWAQEKAPLVSTCLTSLFPDINALSKSGHQLSEEQAQTLLERRTVVALSIPLFTRNVWKNNFLQAALGAELRLQGCTSSALEALNTMGLCQNKDTVRLLLHRLRNSKKSSQNGGQRMKMQIKGEQMADVVEEDIEEDEEEEEEEEDEEEEDDEDEEEEEEEEQEIEMAVEEEVEEAEVQDDVPMEEDEDQAAAAEEEKKRKRKKAKKQKKEEKRKERGKRKVKEREEAEQQEEEDDEGSEQKKRRVVVVRLGLLKGHSEVGRSDLSAP; this is translated from the exons ATGACGAGTGAGAAAAGTGACACCAACGAGGGGGACACCAGCCCTAAATCGGAGACAAACGAGCACGACTATGCCCACGCCGTGGCAGgtaacccctcctcctcctccgtcatacacacacaggtgagcttTACCACACCGGCCGAGCCTCCGGAGCAGTCGACCCTGCAGGTTGAGCTTCCGGAGCCGGCTGTGGGTGCGGAGGTGGACTGCCTCGGTGGACACGATGCGGACGCGTCCTCTCAGCAAGAGACAACCGGAGACCCCCAAAGGTCGGCTGCGTCACACCTGTCCGGTTCCGCCGCGGTGTCTCGAACAACAGGCGCCCGCCGTCGAAACCCCGTGCGGCGGCCGGAGGACAGAAACTGCGGCAGCTGCAGGTGTGAGTTCGAGCGGCAGGGCCGGAGCTTCAACCGGAGAGCGGTGTACACCTTCACCACCCCGGAGACCGTGCACTGGGTCTTCCCGGAGACCACCGTGCACGACAAGTCCTTCCTGTGTGAGACCTGCGCGCAGGTCATCAGGAGCAAATGCAAGCGCAAACAGAGCACGAAGAGGTCCCTGTGGCTGAAACCTCCTGTCACTCAACAG TCAAAACTgaaagacaagaggaagaatGACCGCAGGATGGGGAAGAAGAGCAAAGCAGCCCTGCTGGTGAGCAAGTCCTGCTACAAGGCCGCTTTAAAAATGCTCTGGTCTGCCAAAGGAGCCCGCAAGCCCATGATGGAGTTCTGGAGAAAACAGCtgaaggaggag atGAAGGCACTGACACGACATACTGACAGTCCTTTCCAGGAGAAGGTGTCGAGCAAGAAGCCGCTGTCCTCCTTCCCCTGGCGTCGCTGTCTGGACTGGGCCCAGGAGAAAGCTCCACTTGTCTCCACCTGCCTCACCTCGCTGTTTCCCGACATCAACGCCCTCTCCAAGAGCGGACA TCAGCTGTCGGAGGAGCAGGCTCAGACGCTGCTGGAGCGCCGGACCGTGGTGGCACTTTCCATCCCGCTCTTTACCAGGAACGTCTGGAAGAACAACTTCCTGCAAGCGGCTCTGGGGGCTGAGCTGCGCCTGCAGGGCTGCACTAGCTCCGCCCTCGAGGCCCTCAACACCATGGGCCTGTGTCAGAACAAAGACACCGTCAGGCTACTTCTGCATCGGCTCCGAAACAGCAAGAAGAGT TCACAGAACGGAGGACAGAGAATGAAGATGCAGATTAAAGGAGAACAGATGGCAGATGTGGTGGAAGAGGATatagaggaggatgaagaagaagaagaagaagaggaggacgaggaagaagaagacgacgaggatgaggaagaagaggaagaagaagagcaggaaaTTGAGATGGCAGTAGAGGAAGAAGTCGAAGAGGCTGAGGTGCAGGACGATGTGCCAATGGAGGAAGACGAGGatcaagcagcagcagcagaggaggagaagaagaggaagcgtAAGAAGGCGAAGAAgcaaaagaaggaggagaagaggaaggagagaggaaaacgCAAGGTGAAGGAGCGAGAGGAGgcggagcagcaggaggaggaggacgatgaaGGGTcggagcagaagaagaggagggtggtggtggtgaggcTCGGCCTGCTGAAGGGACACTCGGAGGTTGGACGATCCGACCTGTCAGCTCCCTGA
- the pdhb gene encoding pyruvate dehydrogenase E1 component subunit beta, mitochondrial, with protein MAASLRCFLRSGKDVVSALGRREFHRSAPVAVQVTVRDALNQAMDEELERDEKVFLLGEEVAQYDGAYKVSRGLWKKYGDKRIIDTPITEMGFAGIAVGAAMAGLRPICEFMTFNFSMQAIDQVINSAAKTYYMSAGQQSVPIVFRGPNGASAGVAAQHSQCFAAWYGHCPGLKVVSPWNSEDAKGLLKAAIRDDNPVVFLENELMYGVPFEMSEEAQSKDFTIPIGKAKVERQGTHVTLVTHSRYVGHCLDAAVVLSKEGIECEVINLRTIRPLDVDTIEASVMKTNHLVTVEGGWPQFGVGAEICARVMEGPAFNYLDAPATRVTGVDIPMPYAKILEDNSVPQIKDIILSIKKTLNV; from the exons ATGGCTGCGTCCCTGAGGTGTTTTCTCCGCTCAGGAAAA gATGTCGTGTCGGCGCTGGGACGGCGGGAGTTTCACAGGAGTGCTCCTGTCGCTGTGCAG GTGACGGTCCGTGATGCCCTGAACCAGGCGATGGACGAGGAGCTGGAGAGGGACGAGAAGGTGTTCCTGCTGGGTGAGGAGGTGGCTCAGTACGATGGAGCCTACAAG GTGAGCAGGGGTCTGTGGAAGAAGTATGGAGACAAGCGCATCATCGACACCCCAATCACAGAG ATGGGCTTTGCCGGCATTGCAGTTGGAGCCGCCATG GCTGGCCTGAGACCCATCTGTGAGTTCATGACCTTTAACTTCTCCATGCAAGCCATCGATCAGGTCATCAACTCTGCAGCAAAGACGTACTACATGTCAGCCGGTCAGCAGTCGGTGCCCATCGTCTTCAGGGGCCCCAACGGAGCGTCCGCTGGCGTGGCTGCTCAGCACTCACAGTGTTTCGCTGCGTG GTACGGTCACTGTCCAGGTCTGAAGGTTGTGAGTCCCTGGAACTCAGAGGATGCCAAAGGTCTCCTTAAAGCAGCGATCAGGGACGACAACCCGG TGGTGTTCCTGGAGAACGAGCTGATGTACGGCGTTCCCTTCGAGATGTCCGAGGAGGCACAGTCCAAAGACTTCACCATTCCCATCGGCAAGGCCAAGGTCGAGAGGCAAG ggACTCATGTGACTCTGGTGACTCACTCTCGGTATGTCGGTCACTGTCTGGATGCTGCTGTCGTCCTCTCCAAGGAGGGAATCGAGTgcgag gtgaTCAACCTGCGGACCATCCGTCCTCTGGATGTGGACACCATTGAGGCCAGTGTGATGAAGACGAACCACCTGGTGACGGTGGAGGGCGGCTGGCCTCAGTTTGGGGTCGGAGCTGAGATCTGTGCCAGGGTCATGGAAG GTCCTGCCTTTAACTACCTGGACGCTCCGGCCACCAGGGTGACGGGCGTGGACATCCCCATGCCGTACGCCAAAATCCTGGAGGACAACAGCGTGCCACAGATCAAAGACATCATCCTGTCCATCAAAAAGACCCTCAATgtctga